GGGGTGAAAAGCCCGCTGGCCTTCCCACCTCCTCAGTACGCCATGACCTGCCGGATTGCCTTCGCCACCCGCACCGGGTTGGGGCGGTACACGTCCTCGATGGAGGTGAAGGGCGGGTACGGCGCGTCGAAGCCCGTCACCCGCACGATGGGCGCGCGCAGGAACTCGATGGCCTCCTCCGCGATGGTCGCGCTGATTTCACTGTGGAAGCCGCCCGTCCGCGGCGCCTCGGTCACGATGACGACCCGGCCCGTCTTCTGGACCGAGGCGAGGATGGTGTCCGTGTCCAGCGGCACGAGTGTTCGCAGGTCGATCACCTCGACGCCGATTCCGTGCGCCCTCGCGGCCTCGGCGGCCTTCTGCGCGACCTCGACCATGCCGCCGTAGCAGATCACGGTCACGTCGTCGCCTTCCGTCACCACGCGCGCCTGCCCCAGCGGAATCGTGTAGTACCCGTCCGGCACCTCCTCCTTCACCGAGCGGTAGAGCTTGATCGCCTCGAAGAAGAAGACCGGGTCGGGGTCCTCGATGGCGGCGAGGAGCAGGCCCTTGGCGTCGGCAGGGGTGCTGGGGATCACGACCTTGACGCCGGGGGTGTGCGCCAGGATCGCCTCGGGCGAGTCCGCGTGCTGCTCGGGCGTGTGAACGCCGCCGCCGTAGGGCGCGCGAATCACCATCGGCAGGTGGTAGCGGCTGCGGGTGCGGTGGCGGTAACGGCCCAGGTGCGAGAGGACCTGGTCGAGCGCCGGGTACAGGAAGCCCGCGAACTGGATTTCCGCGACGGGCTTCAGCCCCGCCAGCCCCATGCCGATGCCCATACCCACGATCCCGGCCTCGGCGAGCGGGGTGTCGAACACGCGCCCTTGCCCGAAACGGGCTTGCAGGCCGTCTGTCGCCCGGAACACGCCGCCCATCACGCCCACGTCCTCGCCGAAGATGTGAACGTCGGGGTCCCGTTCCAGCGCGAGCGCGAGGGCGTCGTTGATGGCGGCGACCATCGTGAGGGTGCGGGTCTTGGTGGGAGGGGTGGCGGTCATGCGGGAACCTCGGGGGACGGGGAGTGGGCAGTGGTGAGTGGGCAGTGGGTCGGCTGCCAGACACGGGAAGGTCGTG
This genomic interval from Deinococcus aerius contains the following:
- a CDS encoding alpha-ketoacid dehydrogenase subunit beta, producing the protein MTATPPTKTRTLTMVAAINDALALALERDPDVHIFGEDVGVMGGVFRATDGLQARFGQGRVFDTPLAEAGIVGMGIGMGLAGLKPVAEIQFAGFLYPALDQVLSHLGRYRHRTRSRYHLPMVIRAPYGGGVHTPEQHADSPEAILAHTPGVKVVIPSTPADAKGLLLAAIEDPDPVFFFEAIKLYRSVKEEVPDGYYTIPLGQARVVTEGDDVTVICYGGMVEVAQKAAEAARAHGIGVEVIDLRTLVPLDTDTILASVQKTGRVVIVTEAPRTGGFHSEISATIAEEAIEFLRAPIVRVTGFDAPYPPFTSIEDVYRPNPVRVAKAIRQVMAY